The following is a genomic window from Bombus fervidus isolate BK054 chromosome 15, iyBomFerv1, whole genome shotgun sequence.
ACATCTAAACAACTATAGCTAATCTTTGGTATCGTTCTTATTccccttccttttcctttatcTTTCTATAATCGAGCTACTCTTCTTAGTCGCAATCACAAATGGGAGATACTTTAGCGAGCCTATCCGCAGTTTACAAATGATGATTATTATGGTTCAGTAATGCTCTCCACTGTAggtaaattgtattttcacGCAGCCGAAAACTCGACATCAGAGACCGTATGGCTGGGAAAACGGGAACAGCGAAGGATTGAAACTGGCTCAACCTCCGAGCCCGCCGAGCAAATTCGCCAGCTTACCATACGATGGTAAGGTGTCCTTCGGTTGGATCCCGCCACGAACCAATCCAACTACCATCGAGAAGCATCGCGAGGTTAGACGTCGATCATCGGAAGAAGATGGCCTCGAGGCGGACAAAACTCATCGACAGAGCTTCGACAAGGATCGAACGCCTCATCTACGAAAGCAACGTCAGAGTAACGAAATCATCAAGTCGAGCAGCGTGGAGGATCGTCTGCTGATGAATCACGAGCAATCCGAGCAGAACAGCcgaagaagaaacgattcTGACTCGAGCGAAGGTAGATTCTCGAGAAACTCCGAATCAGAGAGATCTTCGATCCCACGGTCGAGCTCGGTCAGCGTCGAAAGATATTCGATGCGAGCCACTTGCGGATCATCCGACTTCTCCAGAGCGAACTCCACCTCGAACGAAAGATTCCACTCAGATTTTTCGATAGCCGTAGCCAGTGCCAGTTCCAACGATCGAGTCTCCGTGCCAACGTCCGATCCTTTCTCCATTCGAAATCTCGACTTTGTTTCCTTCTCTTTGCCGACCAGAACAGACTCCAATGAAAGATTCTCGGCACCAACTTCGGACAGGTGTTCAGAGGAACGTTACTCGGACATGTTTTCCACGAGGAATTCGGACTTCTCCACGAGGAATTCCACAGACTTTAGGACTCAATCTGAGGAGGAAAGATTTTCCGACGACTCGTTGGAGGAGCTTCTGCCTCCTCCACCGCCCATCAGTAAGAGACATTCTATCGCTTGGGAAGTACCTCTGGAGGATGATCCACTTTATGCTCCCGGAAGTACCAAGGTGATTGGTAGGAGACGACGTAAAAGCAGCGACGTGTCCAGTAAGTTATTCTCTTGCTGACGAAATTCGCCTCTTGTAACTCCAATATCATCTTAGTCGATATATAGGGTAGAGTCTATAGAATTATTTGCTATTAGTAGGCTGCGGATTTTTATCACACGCATAGAGCGAGCTCCGCGTTAAAATAGTTGTTATGGAGAGTTGTCaatatacacaatatattttcttgtttACGAAAACCACTGAAAAGCAAAAGCAACATAGTCTGTTTCCAAATCCATACGACATGATAGACGTTTCTAACGTGACGCGCAATTTTTCATTCTAACGAAACTTTACGCTGTTTTTCAGCCATTTGCGAACATGTATGAGAAACAGCTATTAATCAAAATTCATCCGTATCTCCTGCACACCAACTACAGCTACGTCCGAAACgaaaacaaacatttttaaaatagcttATCTTCGTAGCAAATCGATAGCAAATTCTCTTTCCATTCATTGTATTATCGAGGTCGTTAAGatacattgaaaaatatttgaatttggcTAGTTGCAAAGCAAATTGTTCTACCTTAACGTAAACGACTCAACTTTATCCTATATTCtagattaatttcattttcgaaGAATTTACTCATTTTTAGCAAGTGATACAAGTAAGTATCAATTGTAAGTATCATTATCTAAGAGATGTTtgtggatgtttatgcattttcgGGAAATTTAAGGGTGTCAGAATCCATAGAATgtctataatatttaataaataagtaaatatatcaTACAATATCTCTGGtaggtgaaacaaatttttatctctttaaTCATATTctttaatcataaaaatataaagatgcATAATCACTCAcggtatattaatataatcgatcctccttgaaataaaaacattCTTCAAGTAAATGTTTAATTTCAGGCGTCGGATCAGCATCCAAACTACGCGACTTCGACGACTGGCAAGATCCCCGATTATCGACCACTGACGATGATCTAGTCTCTCCGTACTCGGACTCCTCGACGAACGAGCTTGATCAAATACGACCCCAAGAACTAACCAAGAACGGCACTTACGTGATACGTCGTGgtcgaaagaaagaacgaaaaagtTTACCAAAAGCCCCGACCAAAACCAAAAGCTTATCGTTTGAGAATAACGAGGAGAATCGGTTGTCCGACGTGAAACGATACTCGAGTACTTTCGATAATATTAGAAGTCTCTTGAGAGAAAATAAACTGGACGAACCTATGAACGATCCACCGATGGAATTTCCACCGTCGGTTCCACCCGACCTGGTCAGAGTCGTTTCTCTTCCAGCGATTAACGACGAAACCGGCAATTGGCCGCGAGAATTGGAAGTAACTgtcgaagaggaagaaagttCAGACCTTTCAGACAAGGATAAAAAACCTCGGGAGATGTTCGAGCTGCTCCAGTTGTCGTCCTCGTTATCGTCCAGCGACAATCCTGAGAAAGGCAGAATCGATGTCGATTCGTCGAATCAAGAATCGAGAAACGCTACTACCGAGCTGAACAGCACGTGCAACGGAGTTTCGCTATCAGCCTCTAACAGCTATTCGAAAGGGTTCGCTGGTTTAACACCGTCTAGTGGGAATGTGTTTAACGATGAACCAAGAAAATCTCCAAATCCTAGTAACGAACATCGATTAACGTCCAAGATCCCTGTTAATTTACTGATTGAAGATCAGATTGTGAAAAAAGCTTTGAAGGAAAATCGTAGACAACTGGAGAAGGTCAGTGATGCTATCAAGGAAATTGAGAATGTGAAGAATAGCGAGTCTTATTCGGAGAGCAAGACACGATGGACAAGGAGTGGAGAAGCAAAGCAACCATTGGCAAGGAAAAGCAGTCTTGACAGCGAATCGAATGATCGTGGAATTGTAGAACGAAGTGGGGCGAGGAAACAGCACCATGATTCGGATTTTGATTCGGATACAGCGTCTAAAACCAGTCCTGAAACAACGGATATAGAGACAAAAAGAACTAATGGGTCAGATATCTACGCGTCGGGGAAAAGATTGAGACAAAATGGAGTTGTTGAGACTCATAAGAATGATCAGAAGCAGATTGAAAATGTGATCGACGCAATTCTTGAAGATTCCAAGAATCCAGATTTTCAGGTGAGTTTTTGCTCATTGATGTCGAAAGTTGTACAACTTGAACGAAGGAGAACATTCAAGATTTTCACATATTACAATGGGGAAAGTATACATATGAACGAAGACCACAGAGgagaaatatgataaatttgaTTGTAATATCGCTTGATGgataaatggaaatattcTACTATGATACGTTTGGAGAGGAAAGGAATTTGAATGAAATGTAaagatacaatatataaaactattgATGtaacttttaacttttaaaataCTCAATTGCAATTTTGTTCACACCAGTAAAGAAAAATCTAATAGCACAGAGAATTAATGACATCGTATTGATGATATGTTTGCTTGTAGGTGAGCGTGGAAGTTCTTGAGTTTCCTCCGTTACCACCATCGCCTGTCGAGGAAGCGGACGAAGAAAGTTCAGACATCGGTCAGACTGCCGCAATCGTCTCTAAGCCAAAAAATCATAGCAATCGAACGATGGAGTACAGACCTAGGGTACCACCTCATCGTGGACCTGTCGCTAATCATTCCCTCTCGGACTCGAAAGATCAACAAACGTCTCTCAATACCAGATCCATGGATGCTGGATTTTCTAGGGGTAAAAGAACAACACCTAGTGCCACCAATTCCAGACGAGAGGTGcgttttaagaaatttaagcGAGGTGTTTTATCGTGTTTCAGGTAAAAAGATAcctaataataacaataagaaGGTGAATCACGAGAAACAAGATACGTAGATGTCTCCGTTACTTGTTTTAATTCAATGATTCACTTCTCAGTACAAAAATTACAGTATTTGAGAGCTATGTAATTGCGAGTTTACAAATagcgaaataaatttgattaacTTAGATGTAAAAATCTCTATATCTGTTACTCTGTTTCTGCTTCTTCTCGTCGTTCACCTTTGTATACGCGctgtaacataaaattattatcaatttttaattgttgttGTTGTCGTTGTCATGCATTATTACTAGTGATTTATTTCTCGTAGCAAATACCCGTAGAACGAAGGACTTTGCCTACGGACCTTCCTGGACCTTCACGACGACGTCCCTTCACCAAGAGACATTCGCCATCGGCGGAACCGTGCTCCTCAGTTGGAAATGGGGGCTGTAGTAGCAGCACTAACGCAAACGGGGCAAACAACGGAGCTTGTAGCAGTAGCAGTGGTGGAACCACCGGTAACATAGCGACTGGTACCAGCGGAATGCAAACCTCTTGTTCGCTTCCAGAAACCCCTGTTTTCGCTAGAGGGAGCGACATTCCCAGAACTCCCCAGCATGCCAGCAATTCGACACAGATGCGTCGACAACCTGGTTGGTACGCTCCAACCACGGCTACCACCGGGTAAGAATCCCCTTTTTCGATCAGGTTAttgattttatcaaaatttcaatattaccACACATCTTGTCCTCCACTGTATTATCACGTTTCTTATTGCGCTGCTTttgtttttctaaatatttcaccATTTTCTTTCACTGATGTAGTAGTATTCTCCAAAATATCACTtttgaaacataaaataagaaatttttacgtatcactatatatatatacatatatatatgtatgcgtTTTCTGTTTCTTGAGAACAGTTTCTCTGTTTTCTGATCTGAAGAAACAGAATCATTTGCTAAGGAAAACACAGAAAGCTTAAAATATAACTGCGTTATTGTCAAAAACCATATATGTAATTCTAACCTGTACAACGGTTTAAAAACTTGAAAAATGGCGCTTCGTACGCGCGCCATGAGCGCGCTTGCGCGAACATAGCCACGAATTCCCGCGTAAACGATTACTGTTGATTGTTGATTGATTGCATATGCACGTGTATACTGTATACACAACTTAAAATTGATAACTCGAGTCAACGAAGGAAACAAAAACAATAGCGATAACAAGAGTACGATAAAAgtggataaaataaaaagtataaaagttGATATTCGATGTGAACAGGTATCGCAGGAATAACCCGGGTCTGGAACAGGCGATAATCGGAACCGAGTTGTTGCGATTAGCCGGTGGCCCGAATCGTGGATGGTACCCGACGAGGAAGGCGAACCAACCGCGGCCAGCCTCGATCGAGCATCTCGAAAGACTAAACAACGCGTACGATCCACGCTTGGCTGGCTCCGGAGACCAAAGGAAACCATTGACTCTGCCGACAAACATCACACCGAACAAATACTTCGGCCAAAGTAAGCACAGCTCCGCCTCCAGCACTCGCGAGGCGCTACGGAGGGTCACTAGCTTGCTCATCAAGAAAGGTAAGCGCTGGAATTTGCGCTATTACAAGAGCCCGCGATCGTGGAAGCAGTGAACGTCACCGCGGCCGGGCCTCTAGAAAATACGATGTCAGTCGCCAAGCCATCTCGATTCACTGTGAATCTTGTTTACTTCACAGATCGTCGTTTTCTGATCTCTAACTTTGCATTAAATCGAGTTCAAagagtttacgttgtattttaatgaaatttgttttattctcTGATTGAATTAAGGTTAGGTAGATCATAAAATAACGTTTTGTGATGTAAACAGATTCACAAACCGAGTATTGCTGCGAACATGGTTTTCGAAGTAACGATCGATTTCCCCCTTATTCGATAAATCGTTATCGCTTCTAGAAACgaaaacatttgtatttttattcttagaggtataacgtttaCGACGACGACATCGTTACAATAATCGATAAGTCGAAGTCAACGTCGATCGAATTAACCTAGcgtcaaaattaaattgatcGAATTTACATATACGAGTATATGAAGTAAATCATCGTTATTTCAAAAGTCATTCGCATCGAGTTTTCAAGCGGTTTGACACATTTATCGGAATCCATGTAATAACCTCTTCAAAGCAACGCCAATAGTTTCTCTGACTTACTTCTTGCGTGACCTTTCGTGGCACTGAGTGTCACCAATTTAATTCTTGCTATCTTACTGCTGTACATggtttgtttaaataatttgctTTTCATAATAATTCTCATGTCTCCTATTGTAAGAAAGAAACTGAAAACTTGAATCTTATTATCTTGAGAAATCAGTTTCTTTCTCGCGATAATACTTTGATATATCTATATGTAGTTATCGCATTTTTATACTGCCATTAACACGCTGCAGATGATCGATTTATTACTTTAGTACACTTTACTagtttaatctaattttttctatattactTGGAAGATGCTTTGACAGGTTTGTGTAGCGCTACAGCTATATGTGTATTCCTGCCACATAAATAAATCTCTCCTGGGGGTATTCTAACCTAGAACTTGTAAAcaatcgatttctttttctcattttctaaAAGTATAGGTTTTCTGAAAGCATAAGTTTATGACAGGACTTTTTCGCAGTtgtgaaataaacgaagtaaTAGGAATTTGAAGATGTTACACAATATATAAGACGCGAATTTAAAAGCGTACAAGTTTTAAAAGGGTGTTCATTTTTCTTGAAACTGCATTTTTCTTAAACCATTAAAAACGCGACCTCTCAAGTTCAGTTTGACTGATCGATTCCAAATTTTTTTtcagaattattaaaacaatctTTTCCttgtcttttttt
Proteins encoded in this region:
- the LOC139995150 gene encoding uncharacterized protein isoform X8, whose protein sequence is MSNTFSGQRWIVQRESRGSFKVGGDQCPMAWTGTQRWRNPAPEGDDVQRSIELLDKVLSEYDEHEAEGEGGGGVGVGSGGGGGGGGGGDGSGGGSGGGVGDCGSSTEPSIGLTPDDESPSLGHQSEDDGYMSMNGRKAKMALIALRPVPDCPEPQDLAGISTQEFPPPPEEAERIISTLLPMVSPGNSSKRNQGHSSSRRSGRQQWMIAMEDSIRHGNGSTVTTQTTLVNCIFTQPKTRHQRPYGWENGNSEGLKLAQPPSPPSKFASLPYDGKVSFGWIPPRTNPTTIEKHREVRRRSSEEDGLEADKTHRQSFDKDRTPHLRKQRQSNEIIKSSSVEDRLLMNHEQSEQNSRRRNDSDSSEGRFSRNSESERSSIPRSSSVSVERYSMRATCGSSDFSRANSTSNERFHSDFSIAVASASSNDRVSVPTSDPFSIRNLDFVSFSLPTRTDSNERFSAPTSDRCSEERYSDMFSTRNSDFSTRNSTDFRTQSEEERFSDDSLEELLPPPPPISKRHSIAWEVPLEDDPLYAPGSTKVIGRRRRKSSDVSSVGSASKLRDFDDWQDPRLSTTDDDLVSPYSDSSTNELDQIRPQELTKNGTYVIRRGRKKERKSLPKAPTKTKSLSFENNEENRLSDVKRYSSTFDNIRSLLRENKLDEPMNDPPMEFPPSVPPDLVRVVSLPAINDETGNWPRELEVTVEEEESSDLSDKDKKPREMFELLQLSSSLSSSDNPEKGRIDVDSSNQESRNATTELNSTCNGVSLSASNSYSKGFAGLTPSSGNVFNDEPRKSPNPSNEHRLTSKIPVNLLIEDQIVKKALKENRRQLEKVSDAIKEIENVKNSESYSESKTRWTRSGEAKQPLARKSSLDSESNDRGIVERSGARKQHHDSDFDSDTASKTSPETTDIETKRTNGSDIYASGKRLRQNGVVETHKNDQKQIENVIDAILEDSKNPDFQVSVEVLEFPPLPPSPVEEADEESSDIGQTAAIVSKPKNHSNRTMEYRPRVPPHRGPVANHSLSDSKDQQTSLNTRSMDAGFSRGKRTTPSATNSRREQIPVERRTLPTDLPGPSRRRPFTKRHSPSAEPCSSVGNGGCSSSTNANGANNGACSSSSGGTTGNIATGTSGMQTSCSLPETPVFARGSDIPRTPQHASNSTQMRRQPGWYAPTTATTGYRRNNPGLEQAIIGTELLRLAGGPNRGWYPTRKANQPRPASIEHLERLNNAYDPRLAGSGDQRKPLTLPTNITPNKYFGQRSGSKDGKSGKDNASPCGPYAVGNVGKATTNPNPVKVL
- the LOC139995150 gene encoding uncharacterized protein isoform X7, encoding MKICCCGRGDDVQRSIELLDKVLSEYDEHEAEGEGGGGVGVGSGGGGGGGGGGDGSGGGSGGGVGDCGSSTEPSIGLTPDDESPSLGHQSEDDGYMSMNGRKAKMALIALRPVPDCPEPQDLAGISTQEFPPPPEEAERIISTLLPMVSPGNSSKRNQGHSSSRRSGRQQWMIAMEDSIRHGNGSTVTTQTTLVNCIFTQPKTRHQRPYGWENGNSEGLKLAQPPSPPSKFASLPYDGKVSFGWIPPRTNPTTIEKHREVRRRSSEEDGLEADKTHRQSFDKDRTPHLRKQRQSNEIIKSSSVEDRLLMNHEQSEQNSRRRNDSDSSEGRFSRNSESERSSIPRSSSVSVERYSMRATCGSSDFSRANSTSNERFHSDFSIAVASASSNDRVSVPTSDPFSIRNLDFVSFSLPTRTDSNERFSAPTSDRCSEERYSDMFSTRNSDFSTRNSTDFRTQSEEERFSDDSLEELLPPPPPISKRHSIAWEVPLEDDPLYAPGSTKVIGRRRRKSSDVSSVGSASKLRDFDDWQDPRLSTTDDDLVSPYSDSSTNELDQIRPQELTKNGTYVIRRGRKKERKSLPKAPTKTKSLSFENNEENRLSDVKRYSSTFDNIRSLLRENKLDEPMNDPPMEFPPSVPPDLVRVVSLPAINDETGNWPRELEVTVEEEESSDLSDKDKKPREMFELLQLSSSLSSSDNPEKGRIDVDSSNQESRNATTELNSTCNGVSLSASNSYSKGFAGLTPSSGNVFNDEPRKSPNPSNEHRLTSKIPVNLLIEDQIVKKALKENRRQLEKVSDAIKEIENVKNSESYSESKTRWTRSGEAKQPLARKSSLDSESNDRGIVERSGARKQHHDSDFDSDTASKTSPETTDIETKRTNGSDIYASGKRLRQNGVVETHKNDQKQIENVIDAILEDSKNPDFQVSVEVLEFPPLPPSPVEEADEESSDIGQTAAIVSKPKNHSNRTMEYRPRVPPHRGPVANHSLSDSKDQQTSLNTRSMDAGFSRGKRTTPSATNSRREQIPVERRTLPTDLPGPSRRRPFTKRHSPSAEPCSSVGNGGCSSSTNANGANNGACSSSSGGTTGNIATGTSGMQTSCSLPETPVFARGSDIPRTPQHASNSTQMRRQPGWYAPTTATTGYRRNNPGLEQAIIGTELLRLAGGPNRGWYPTRKANQPRPASIEHLERLNNAYDPRLAGSGDQRKPLTLPTNITPNKYFGQSKHSSASSTREALRRVTSLLIKKGSGSKDGKSGKDNASPCGPYAAAECGDAPKKKGFFKGFWKRSRHYSLENQ
- the LOC139995150 gene encoding uncharacterized protein isoform X3 codes for the protein MSNTFSGQRWIVQRESRGSFKVGGDQCPMAWTGTQRWRNPAPEGDDVQRSIELLDKVLSEYDEHEAEGEGGGGVGVGSGGGGGGGGGGDGSGGGSGGGVGDCGSSTEPSIGLTPDDESPSLGHQSEDDGYMSMNGRKAKMALIALRPVPDCPEPQDLAGISTQEFPPPPEEAERIISTLLPMVSPGNSSKRNQGHSSSRRSGRQQWMIAMEDSIRHGNGSTVTTQTTLPKTRHQRPYGWENGNSEGLKLAQPPSPPSKFASLPYDGKVSFGWIPPRTNPTTIEKHREVRRRSSEEDGLEADKTHRQSFDKDRTPHLRKQRQSNEIIKSSSVEDRLLMNHEQSEQNSRRRNDSDSSEGRFSRNSESERSSIPRSSSVSVERYSMRATCGSSDFSRANSTSNERFHSDFSIAVASASSNDRVSVPTSDPFSIRNLDFVSFSLPTRTDSNERFSAPTSDRCSEERYSDMFSTRNSDFSTRNSTDFRTQSEEERFSDDSLEELLPPPPPISKRHSIAWEVPLEDDPLYAPGSTKVIGRRRRKSSDVSSVGSASKLRDFDDWQDPRLSTTDDDLVSPYSDSSTNELDQIRPQELTKNGTYVIRRGRKKERKSLPKAPTKTKSLSFENNEENRLSDVKRYSSTFDNIRSLLRENKLDEPMNDPPMEFPPSVPPDLVRVVSLPAINDETGNWPRELEVTVEEEESSDLSDKDKKPREMFELLQLSSSLSSSDNPEKGRIDVDSSNQESRNATTELNSTCNGVSLSASNSYSKGFAGLTPSSGNVFNDEPRKSPNPSNEHRLTSKIPVNLLIEDQIVKKALKENRRQLEKVSDAIKEIENVKNSESYSESKTRWTRSGEAKQPLARKSSLDSESNDRGIVERSGARKQHHDSDFDSDTASKTSPETTDIETKRTNGSDIYASGKRLRQNGVVETHKNDQKQIENVIDAILEDSKNPDFQVSVEVLEFPPLPPSPVEEADEESSDIGQTAAIVSKPKNHSNRTMEYRPRVPPHRGPVANHSLSDSKDQQTSLNTRSMDAGFSRGKRTTPSATNSRREQIPVERRTLPTDLPGPSRRRPFTKRHSPSAEPCSSVGNGGCSSSTNANGANNGACSSSSGGTTGNIATGTSGMQTSCSLPETPVFARGSDIPRTPQHASNSTQMRRQPGWYAPTTATTGYRRNNPGLEQAIIGTELLRLAGGPNRGWYPTRKANQPRPASIEHLERLNNAYDPRLAGSGDQRKPLTLPTNITPNKYFGQSKHSSASSTREALRRVTSLLIKKGSGSKDGKSGKDNASPCGPYAAAECGDAPKKKGFFKGFWKRSRHYSLENQ